CCTTCGCACTTATTGCATTTGTAGAACGATGCATCAGCATAGCCCAATCTTATTGTTATTCCTTTTTTGATCTCTTCAGAATGAGTGTCAGTCCACTTGCCTGTCATGGCCATTGTTAAAGTTGTTTTGCCGTGATCAACATGCCCGACCATCCCTATATTTATTTCCGGCTGTACTTTTTCTTCTTTGCTATTTTTTTTTATTGCAATTTCTTCTTTTTCTTCTATTTTTTCAGATTCTTCTGGTTTCTTCCTTGGCATGTTAAGTTTTTATTTTTTTATTCAGCTTTTTCTTCTTTCTTATGCTCGGCTTTCTTTTATATCTGCTGGCTTTTCTTCTTTTTTAGATTCTTCCTTAGGCTCTTCTTGTTTCTCTTTCTTTGTTTCAGCAGGTTTTTCTTCCTTTGCCGCTTCTTCGCCTTCTTTCTTTTCTTCAGCAAACTTTTCTTTCCCTTCTTTTGTAATCTTTAAATTCACCTGAGAAGTTTTTATTCCGATTGTGTTGCCGGCAACTGTTTTTCTCAGCTTAATGCCCTTTTCCGCAATCCTGATTCCTTTGCTTTTTACAGTGTAGATCTTTCTTTTGGTAATACCTTCAACATCTCTCCTCATCGGAAATCCGCAGTCATCTGAGCCGCCAGTCACCTGGAACTCATAGCCGCTAAAGCCCATATTGTCGCCCTTTACAATGTCGCCGATCTTCTTCCCAATCAGCACCTTAGAATCCTGTCCTTTCAGCTCTCTCTTGTAAGACTTTCCTGTCTTAGAGTCGCTTATTGTTAGTTTTATGTCCATTTTTCCTCCCGAGGACTTAAGCTTTGCAGCAAGCCTCAGCAATAGTGAGAAGTGGGTGTTTGTTTATAAAGATTATGGGAACAATCTCTCCCTCATGCTTGCTGGCTGTGTCGGATGCTGGAAATACGGGTTAGTGGGCATTAAAGGATTCATATTTGGCTTTTCCCTGCCCATCTGCGGCAATTCTTCTTTTTCAAAGCCCTCCATTTTTGCTTCCTCTTTAATTGATTCGGGGTTAGGGGTT
This Candidatus Woesearchaeota archaeon DNA region includes the following protein-coding sequences:
- a CDS encoding S6e family ribosomal protein — encoded protein: MDIKLTISDSKTGKSYKRELKGQDSKVLIGKKIGDIVKGDNMGFSGYEFQVTGGSDDCGFPMRRDVEGITKRKIYTVKSKGIRIAEKGIKLRKTVAGNTIGIKTSQVNLKITKEGKEKFAEEKKEGEEAAKEEKPAETKKEKQEEPKEESKKEEKPADIKESRA